GTTTCTCGCGGGCCGGATAAATCTTGGCGACGATCAGCATATCAGAGGTGAGCAGCGCCTTTGCGAATTCTTCGTAGAAGTCCTGCGTGCGGCTGAAGAGATGCGGCTGGAACACGACAATGATGCGGTTCTTGAATGCAATGCGTGCTGCCTGCAATGTGACATCGACCTCGGTCGGATGATGACCATAGTCGTCGTAGACCTTGATGCCATTTTGCTCGCCGATGAGATCGAAACGGCGATTGACGCCTTTGAAGCACTCCAGCGCTTTCTTAATCGTGGCAAACGGTATGTCGTTTTCAAGTGCGACGGAAATCGCAGCAAGCGCGTTCTTGACATTGAAAATGCCGGGCTTGGGGAGGGCAATGTTTCCGAGGAGCTTGCCCTGATGATAGAGATCGAATGTTGTGGTGGTGCCGATCTGGTGAACATTGTCGGCGCGAGTATCGGCCTGGCCTTTGAGTCCGAAGGTGCGGATCGGGCGAATCAGGTCAGGGATCAAGCTGACGAGATTCGATTCGTCAAGACAAAGGTGAATCGTGCCATAGAACGGGACCTTATTGGCGAACTGCGTGAATGCAACTTTGATTTCGTCGAGATCCTTGTAGTAGTCAAGATGGTCGGCTTCGAGTGTCGTTAGGACTGCTATCGAAGGCGTCAATGTCAGGAACGAACGATCGTATTCGTCGGCTTCGGCGATGAGCAACTCTCCCTTACCGAGCTTGACGGTAGTTTCGAACGAAATCACGCGACCGCCGACCATGACAGTCGGGTCCATGCCGGCTTCGACGAAGATGTGGCCGAGCATCGAGGTCGTGGTGGTTTTGCCGTGGGTGCCGGCGATGCCGATGCCGAATTTCAGGCGCATCAATTCGCCGAGCATTTCAGCGCGGCGGATGATCGGAATCTTGCGGCGGCGGGCTTCGATGATTTCCGGATTGTCCTCGTGGACAGCGGAGGAAATCACAACGCAGTCGGCGCTGTTGACATTGGCGGTGGCGTGGCCTTCATAGACTTTGATGCCGATCGCTTCAAGGTGATCGGTGACTTCGGTCTTGCTCAAATCACTGCCGGTGACAATGTATTCCTGATTATGTAAAACTTCGGCAAGGCCGCACATACCTATGCCGCCGATGCCGACAAAATGCAATTTCTTTATCTTACCGAACTTCATCTCCACCCCATGTATTCGAACATTCTTTGCACAATCGCTTCGGCGGCACCCTTGCGGCCGAGTGAACCTGACGCCATTCCCATCGCCAACAATTTTGAGTCATCGTTTATAAGCTGTGCAATGAAACTCGCAAGATTTAAGTCGCTCAATTGTGAATCTTTTATCAAAATCGCAGCGCCGGCTTCGACAAGCGTCTCGGCATTCTTAGTTTGATGGTCGTCGGTCGCTTGCGGATATGGAACGACGACGCATGGTTTGCCGGCGGCAGTGACTTCTGCGAGTGTCAATGCTCCAGCACGACAGAGAATCAGATCAGCGACGGCGTATGCAGCGGGCATGTCTTGAATGAACGGCGTTGCCAAACCGGCGTTTCCGGAAGATTGGAACGCGGAGATTGACTCTGGATGATTGCCGCATTGCCAGAAGATTTGGAGGTTGTTTTGGCGAGCCAGTTCCGGAAGTGATTGGGCAATCTTGGAGTTGATCGACGCGGCGCCCTGACTTCCGCCCAGTATTAATAGGGTCTTCTTATTGGCTTCGAGTCCGAAACTGGCGAGTGCCTCTTCCCTGTCGACTTCGCCGATGCGAGTGTTGACGGGATTACCGCTGAGGATGCACTTCTCGCGGAAGCCGATGCGAGCGGCGGCTTGGTCGTAGGCGATGAAAATCAGGTCAGCGAAGCGGGCAAGCTTGAGAGTCGCGACGCCGGCAAAGGAATTCTGCTCCTGAATAAACGCGGTGCGATTGGTGAGCTTGGCGCCGAGGACTGCCGGGAATGACAGATATCCGCCGGTACCGACGACGACGTCGGGATTGAATTTGATAATCTTGGCAATGGCCTGCAAGATGCCGACGGCGAGTATCGGGAAGAACATCAGATTGCCCATCATACTGCCGCGCTTGAGACCGCGGACATTGATTTTGCTCATGCCGTAGCCGCGCGAGCCGATTAGTTTCATCTCTAACTCACGTCCCGTAACAAAAAAGCGGACCTCGCACTCGCTGCCCAAACGGCGCTGGAATTCCTGCGCAATTGCAAAGGCTGGAAACAAGTGCCCGCCGGTACCGCCGCCTGCAAACATGATGCGTCTCACCCGATCCTCGATTTGAACAGTTGCGGAGTTTCCACGGCGTAGCGGCTGATATTCAGTAGAATGCCAATGGCCGCACAGGTGATTAGCATAGACGAGCCGCCATAGCTTAAGAATGGCAATGGCAGACCGGTTGCCGGAATCATTGCCGTTGCGACCATGAGGTTGGTCATTGCCTGACAGAACACGACCAGCGTGATGCCGATTGCGAGATAAAATCCGGGCAGATCGGGCGAATGGATGGCGATCTTGACGCCGCGCCAAACGAGTATGCCGATTAGAATCAATACCAAGGTTGCGACAATGAAACCGCCCTCTTCAGCGAGTGTCGCAAAGACAAAGTCGGTGTGTGGCGCTGGGAGATAGAATAGCTTGGCACTGCCTTGGCCGAGACCTTTGCCGAAGAGTCCGCCGGAGCCGATTGCCAATATCGACTGCTTGACCTGATAGCTTGCCAGTAGCGGATCGGAGACGGATTCGAGGTAGGTATCGACACGGGCGCGCTTGTAACCAATTACGTAGACCATCAGGAACGACACCGAGGCCATGCCGCCGACAAGTATCGCAAGGAGTCTCTTGCGGACACCGGCGATAAAGAGCAGGATGAACGTCGAGGACGCGAGCACCAGTACGGTTCCGAGATTCGGTTGAAGCAGAATCAATCCGAAGCCAACCATGATGACCGGCAGGAGCGGGAAGATGACCGAGCTGATCTGGGTGATCTTCTCGCGCTTGGCGGCGAGCATCGCGGCGAGGAAAATAATGAGCGAGAATTTGAATACTTCCGAAGGTTGGAAGCCGAAAAATCCAAAACTGATCCAGCGCTTGGCGCCATTGATTTCGCGGGTGAACAACACGACGACGAGAAGTACCATCGAAATGATTAGCAGCGGCCAGGCGAGTTTGCAGAGGGCGCGGTAGTTGACACGCATGGCGATAAACAAAGCGGCGACGCTCAAACCCAGCCAGATCAACTGACGTTGGAAGAAGAACGTGTCGCTGCCGTAGCGCGAATCGGCAAACATGGCGGAAGCCGAATAGACAACGACGGTGCCGATCAGGAGCAGAAGGCCGACGACAATTATCAACAACTTGTCGACATCACGTGGACGATTCATCATCCCCTGCCTCCTTCGAGTGCACGTACGGCTTCCTTGAATTTTTCGCCGCGATCTTCGAAGTCGCGGAATTGGTCAAACGAAGCGCATGCCGGAGAGAGCATCACGACATCGCCCTGAACCGCGTGGTTGGATGCCATTTCCACGGCAGTGTAGATGTTTCCGGCGCGTTCCATTTTGACGACTCCGGAAAGTTGGGCGGCGATTTTTTCGGTCGCTTCGCCGATGAGGATGATTTCTTTCACGCGTCCAGCCATCAACGGAGCAAGTCTTGTGAAGTCGCCGGCTTTGTCGCGCCCGCCCATGATGACAATGAGTGGGCGGTCGAATGACTGAAGGGCGACGTAGACGGAATCGACGTTGGTGGCTTTGGAGTCGTTGATGTAACGCACGCCGTTGATTTCGGCGACATATTCGATGCGGTGCTCTATTCCCTTGAAGGATTTGAGACCGCGGGCGATGTCTGAAGGATCGAGACCGAGTACCAATGTCATGGCCGCGGCGGCGGCGCAGTTGGCGACATTGTGCGGACCGGGCACGCCCAATTCATTGGTGCGGCAGATCGTCCCTGACCTGCCTTCCAATGCGTAAACAAGTTCGCCATCCTTGACGAACACGCCTTCAGCGACACTGCGCTTGGTGGAAAAATGAATGATCTTGGGAGTACCCCAGAGCTTGGCGGCAGCCAGTATCTCGTCATCGGCGTTTAGCACGAGGTAATCGTTCTCATCCTGCGCGTCGGCAATGCGGTATTTGGCCTCGGCATATTTCTCCAGAAGCTTGTAACGATCAAGATGATCGGGCGTGATGTTGAGAATTGCTGCGACTTTTGGCTTGAAAGTCTCGATGCGCTCGAGTTGGAAGCTGGAGACCTCGACAACCGCATAGTCGCGATCAGAGAGGACGACGACATCATGCGCGAATGGAGAGCCGATATTGCCGGTGGCGACGGCTTTCTTGCCGGCGACATTGAGGATGTGCGCAGTCAGCGCGGTTGTGGTCGATTTACCGTTGGTGCCGGTAATTGCGGCAATAGTAGCCGGGCAAAGCCAGGAGGTGACCTCAATCTCGGAGAATACCGGCAAGTGACGTCGTTCGATTTCCTGCATAAACGGCGCAGTGGCGGGAATTCCCGGCGAGACGATGAAAAAGTCGACCTCGCGCATGGCGCGTTCGGTGTGGCCGCCGACTTCGTAGGAAATACCCTGGTCTTCGAGAGTGCGGATTTCGGTTTCGACTCTCTCGGCTGATTTCATTTCAGAAACAAAGGGAATAGCGCCGTACTTGCGCACGAGTTGGGCAACGGCCGTTCCTGACCGCGCCATACCGAGTATGGAAATTCGTCTGTCCTTCACAAGATCAATTCTCATCGTCACCGGATTTTGAAGGTTGACAAGGCCAATAGCGCGCAGAGCACACCGACAATCCAGAATCGGACGACGACTTTGCTCTCGTGCCAACCGCTAAGTTCGAAGTGATGATGGAGGGGAGCCATTTTGAATATCCGCTTTCCCCGCAATTTGAAAGAGGATACCTGGAGTATGACCGATAAAGTTTCAGCCACAAAGACTCCCCCAACTATCACCAACAGAATTTCTTTTTTCAAGAGAATGGCGAGCGCGCCGAGAATTCCACCCAATGCCAATGCGCCGGTGTCGCCCATGAAGACCTGCGCGGGATGGGAATTGTACCAAAGGAAGCCAAGCCCTGCTCCAATGGCGGCGGCGCAATAGACTGTCAATTCACCCGAGCCGGGTAAGTATGCTATATCAAGATATTCCGAGAAGTCGGTTCGGCCGGTGATGTATGCCATGCCGGCGAAAGCGACGAAGCAGATCGCCGTCAGACCGATTGCAAGGCCATCAAGGCCATCGGTCAGATTGACGGCATTCGAAAAACCGGTGATTATGACGATTACGAACGGGATGTAGAGCCAGACCGGGAAATCGAGGAAGTAATTCTTAAAGAACGGAATATCGGTTTCAAGGTTGAATAACGGCGTCGGCGGATAGAAATAGAGCAACAAGCCAAGCACGGCGCCAAGTGCGATCTGACCGATGAGTTTCTTGCGCCCAACAAGACCCTTCTTCTGATGCTTGATGGCTTTGAGATAGTCGTCCATGAAGCCAATCGCGCCGAGCCAGACAGTAACAATCAGCATGTAAATCACGAAGCGATTTGAAAGGTCGGCCCAAAGCAAGGTCGGAATGACGATAGCGGCGAGGATGATGAGGCCGCCCATCGTCGGGGTGCCTTCTTTGACCAGATGCGTTTGCGGGCCGTCAGTGCGAATGCTCTCTTTGACCTGGCGATTCTTCAGCATACGAATCAACGCCGGGCCGAGGATGAGGCTGATGAACAACGCCGTGATCGTCGCAGCGGCGCTGCGGAAAGTGATATAGCGGAAGAGATTGAAGAAGTTGATGTGATCCACGAGCGGATAGAGCAATAGATACAACATCAGTTTCTTCTCCCCATTGTCGCTTTAAGACCCTGTTCGACGAGTTCGAGTTTGATACCGCGAGAGGCTTTGAGGAGAAGGAGGTCGCCTGATTGCAGATAGTTTGCCAGAAGTTCGACGGCGGCGCTGTGGTCGGAAGCGATGTGTATATTGGCTGAGTCGAGACCGGCTTTGATTGCGGCATCTCGAACTACAGTCGAAAACGATCCAAGCAGAACCAAGAAATCAATTTTGGAAGCGGCAATCTTGCGGCCGAGTTCGGCGTGGTACTCTTCTGCCTTATCGCCGAGTTCGAGCATATCTCCGAAGACGACGACTTTGCGACCGGGGACTTTCATCGAAGCGACGGTGTCGAGGGCGCCTTTGGCAGAGACCGGATTCGAGTTGTAGGCGTCGTTGATGATCGTGACACCCAAGTGGTCCTCGGCAGTCATGCGATTGCCGGTTGGAACGAATGTCTCGATACCGGATTTGACCTGCGCATACGGCACGTCCATAAGTTTGGCGACCGAAATTGCGGCGAGGCAATTGGAGACGTGATGGAGTCCCAGCACCGGCATGGTGATGTCGTCGCCGTGGTAAATCAGATGCGCGCGTCCGGCGCCATTCATGCGAACATCGTCGGGATGGACATCGTATTCGGGAGATGTGCCGTACGTTAACTTGTTGATCTTATAGCGATATGAGCGCGAGCGAATTTGCGGATCGTCCATATTCAGCACGACCCAATCGGTGGTGCGGCAATCCTGCAGCATCTCGAACTTCGCTTCGGCGACGGCATCGATGGTCTTGAGGGTTTCCAGATGTCCCGGGCCGATGTTGAGAATTACGCGGATATCGGGGGCGAACAATTCAACGAGGCGCTTGATCTCGCCCGGTGTCGACATCGCGAATTCGAATACGGCGACCACGCAGTCGCGAGTGAACTCGAAGATCGAAAGCGGCACACCAAATTGATTGTTCAGATTGCCGCGCGTCGCACAGGTGCGGTACTTCGCAGAAAGCAGATTCACGACCAGCGACTTGGTAGTGGTCTTGCCATTGGTGCCGGTGATGGCGATCTTGCGCGGAGCAATGAGATTCAGATAGAACTTTGCCAGCAGTTGCATTGCATCGAGTGTGTCATCGACGGCAACTACGACGGCGCCGCCGAGTTTTGCGAATTCTGCATAACGCGATTTGGCGACGACGATGATCTTGTTGCCATTGGCGACTGCATCGCGAGCGAAGTCGTGGCCGTCGAATCTCTCGCCTTTGATGCAGAAGAAGATCCCACCCGATGATTTGGCGCGACTGTCGATGGAAACGCCGGTAAATGGCGTATCGAGGTTTTCCGGTATGTTGACTTCGAAGTTGCCGAATGATGGCGTGAATTCTCTGAGCATTCCGCTGATCATGCGTTCAGTCCCTTCAAGGCTTCTTCAATGACTTCGCGATCATCGAAATGAATCTTGGTCGTGCCGAGTATCTGATAGTTTTCATGTCCCTTGCCGGCTACGACGAGCAAGTCATTCTCGCGGCAGAGAGCGACGGCAGCGGCGATGGCTTTGCGGCGATCTGGTTCGATGACAGTCAATTTCTGACCGACGAGGCCGGGCTTGATGTCTTCGATGATCTTAAGCGGATCTTCAGTGCGAGGATTGTCGGAAGTGACAATCACGACATCGGCGGCGCTGGAAGCGGCTTTGCCCATCAGCGGACGTTTGCCGCGGTCGCGGTCGCCGCCGCAACCGAAGAGCACCATCAGGCGTCCCTTGCAGATTTGGCGAGCGGTTTCGAGAATTTTGGTCAATGCATCGGGCGTGTGCGCGTAGTCGATCAAAACTGTGAACGGTTGGCCAATGGAGACTTTTTGAGCGCGTCCGTGAACGTGGCTGCGTGAACTCAATCCTTTGGCAATCAGCGATGGTTCGATTCCACTGGCGACGGCACAGGCAGCCGCGCAAAGAGCGTTTTCGATATTGAAGCGGCCAAGCAACTGCAAATGCACGTGCTCGTTGCCAAGCGGTGTGATCAGCGTGAAGCTTGATCCGTCAGTTGACATGACCAAATCTTCGAGACGCACATCGGCGCTTGGGTCGCTGACGGAGAAAGTCAGATACGACGAGCGGACGCGGCGCATCAGGAAGTCGTAGCTCGGATCATCAAGGTTGAGCACCGCCCATTTGTCTTTGCCTTCAACGAGATCGAGGATATGCGCTTTGGCATCGCGGTAGTTCTCGAGAGTCTTGTGATAGTCGAAATGATCCTGCGTGATGTTACTGATCGCGACGACTTGAAACGCGAGCTCTTCGACGCGATACATGGAAAGGGCGTGCGAAGACACCTCGGCGGCGACGTAGCGAACACCCTCGTTGACCATGATAGTCAACAGGCGTTCGAGTTCGAGCGGGCCGGGAGTCGTGTTGAGTGCTTCAAACGAATGTTTGGCGGTGTAATAGCCAAGTGTGCCGATGACGCCAACGGGGCTGGTACGCTGTTCGAAGATTGATTTCAGCAACCAGGTGATTGTGGTTTTGCCGTTGGTTCCGGTGACGCCGATCAGTTTGAGTTTGCGGCTCGGGTGATCGTAATAGCGCGCGGCAATTTTGGCAATTGCGCGGCGAATATCGCCGACACGGGCGTGGCACTTGACCTTGGTCTGCAGATCGCCGGGCGACACAACTGCTGTAGCGCCGCGAGTGACAGCATCGCTGATGTATTTTTCGCCATCGTCGGCGAATCCGGGAATGGCGACGAAGACGTCGTTGGCTTCCACCAGGCGACTGTCGACTTCAACTTTGTTGATTTCGAAATCGGGGTCGCCATCAAAGACGACGCCGTCGATTCCCTGCACCAGTTCCCTGAATTTCACAACAGCTTCCATTCCCTAATCCACATTGCAGATTAACCGCAGGCTGCGGGTTGAAGCCAGACTATCGGGCGCAATTTCAATGACCTGCTTGACAAACCCCGAGCCTTCGACATCGAAATTGAATCCCCACTCGCGAACTTGCGCGACGGCGCTGCGTACGGACATGCCGATCAGTTCGGCATACTTGCCGACGCTGTCGGGTTCGGCGTTAGTCAATTGGACGATGAGACGTTCGCCCTCCATCAGGATGCTGCCCGCCTTGGGCACCTGACGGGCGATGATGTCGCCGGAGTTGAGGATGGTGACGTCGAGAGCAATCGTATCGAGAATCTCTTGAACAGTCGAAAGGGTGTGTCCTTCCAGTTCCGGGACGCGAATTTCACGCGGCGCAGACTTCGCGGCTTGTTCGGCGAAGAGTTCCGGCTCAGTGAGTTTTTCTTTGGTGGAGACGCGTTCGGCGATGCGGCGGAAGATGCGTCCCGAAGTCATACCGGCGTAATGAATCGGTTGTGGGTCGTCGAGGACGATCACGCCGACAGCGATGGGTTCATCAGCAGGAAAATGACCGGCAAAGGTCGAGATGTAGCTATTCTGGTAGTAGCCGCCGGTTTCGAGATTAACTTTTTGCGCAGTGCCTGTCTTGCCTGCAAACGTAACGACTTTGGACTTACTGTACTTGGCAGTACCAGTATCGACGACGGCTTTCATGAACTGCTTGAGGGTTTCGCAAGTTTCTGCCGAGAGCAATGTGCGAATCTTGGTTGGTGTGTGCTGTTGCACGATTTCGCCGGTCGGCGAGGTAATTTTTTGAATGATGTACGGTTGATAGAGCGCACCTTCGGACGAAACGACGCTAAAGGCAGAGGCCAATTGAAGAGCAGTGACACCAATGCCGTGCCCCATGGCAAACTGCGAAGTGAAGAAGTCGGACCATTTGTTGGGTTCGCGCATCAAGCCGGGCATTTCGCCGGGCATGTCGATGCCGGAACGCATTCCGAATCCGAAATACTTGGCGTACTTGTACATCATCTTGTTGCCGAGTTTGCAGGCGACTCGGGCTGTACCGATGTTGGACGAGAATGCGAAGATGTTGCGCACTGACATGTCGCCGTGCTTCTTGTCGTCGTGAATCCATTTGCCGGAAAACTGGGCTTTGCCGTTGCCGCAGTGGAATTCGTCGTTCGGCTTGGAGCTTCCCTCTTCTAGTGCGGCGGCAATGGCAATCAGTTTGAAAACCGAGCCGGGTTCGAATACATCAGCAATGGCTTCGTTCTTTTGGGATGCGGCACTCTTGGAGTAGGGATAGTAAGAAGCCATGGCGAGGATGGCGCCGTCGCTGGGTTTGATGAAGACGGCGATTCCGGATTGAGCGGAGAAAGTGTCGACGCCGTTCTTTAATTCTTGTTCGACGATTGCCTGCCAGTCGAGGTCGATGGTAAGTTGGACATCATTGCCGTTGCGGGGATCAACTAAGTCTTTGCTGGCAACGCGGTAGATCTTGCCGACGGCGTCGCGTTCGACACGGGTTTTTCCGGGTGTGCCGTTAAGGACGTCATTGAGTGCATATTCGAGTCCGGAAATTCCCTGATTTTCCGTGTCGACTGTGCCGAGCAAGTCGCGGCCAAGGGTCTCGCGCGGGTAGTTGCGCTTCATTTCGCGTTGGGAGAACAAGCCGGGCAGTTTGCGGGCTTCAAGAGCTTCGGCTTTCTCGCCGTCAAGACGACGGCAGAGCCAAGTGAAGCTTTCGACGCGGCCTTTGAGTTTGGTGCGCAGATCGTTACGCGAAACGTTCATATATGGCGCCACGACATTGGCGATTTCCAATGCGGCGGCTTCGTCGGGTGGATAGGCGAAAAATGACTTAGTTGGGGCGTTGCTTGCGAGAGTGCGACCTTCAGTATCAAGAATTCTGCCGCGCTGTGCCGGGACTTCGATTTCGCCGCGGCTCTGATTGTTGGCGATGGTGCTGTATTGGGCGCCGTTGACAATTTGGATATTGATCAAGCGCGCCACGATGGCAAGCCAGACAAACGAAACTGCGATGATCAGGGCGTAAACACGGCCACGTGAAATGAAGAATCCCTGCGAGTTCATTTGCCGGTTTTGCCCGATCCCTTTTTCTTCGTGGTTGGTTTCTTCGCTGCCGGTTTTGATTTCTTAGAGCCAGTAGAGGACTTGGCTGCGGACTTGGAGGTGGACTTCTTGGTATTCGATTTAGGCTTGACAGCGGCGGCTTTTTCCTTTTTCACGGGGACAGACGTAGCCAGCAGTTTTGCCGAGTCGGCAGGGGCAGTCGCAACATGGGGAACTACTACCGATGCAAACTGGGCTTCGCGCAGGGGCAGCATCGCCAGTTGATTACGCGCGATCGATTCGATGTTCTCTATCGAAGAAAGAAACTCAACTTCGTTCTGGAGCGACTGAATGCGTTCCTTGAGTAGGCCGACTCGCAGTTTGCGTTGGGAGTGCTCATCGGCAAGTTGGAGCGTGTAGACTCTTTGCCAGACGAACATGTAAGCAAAGAGAAGCGCGAGCGCCAACAGACCGAAAGACGCCAGCGCCACGTGACGGCGTTGTCTTTTCTTCTGCTCTTTTTGTTCAGTCCAGCTTGTTTTTTGCATAGTAAATATTGTGAGGCGGTCAGCCAGTCCTTGGCCGACCACCCCACGTCCTCAAGAGGTTCCCAGCTTCGCAGCCGCACGCAACCTTGCGCTCCGAGAGCGCTGATTTCTTGATATTTCCGCTTCGCCCGGCATAATCGCCTTGCGAGTGATTCTCCGAAGTAGAGGTTTCTTGCCGCAAACGCATACCGGAACGCGTGGCGGACAGATGCAGGGATTTTCCTGCGCGACCATGAACTGTTTGACAGCACGGTCTTCGAGGGAGTGGAAACTAATTACCGCCAGAACGCCGTCGACACGCAGGTAGTCCACGATTTTCGGCAGAACGGTGTTGAGCTGTTCGAGCTCGTCGTTGACCCAGATGCGCAAGGCTTGCCAGATTTGCGAAAGCCCTTGTTTCGTTTTCTCGCGCTTGAGATACGGTGTCACCACAGAGACAAGGTCGGCTACAGTAGCAAGTTGTCCGGCATCGGCCGCGGAAATGATGGCTTCTGCGATGCGATGGGCACGATCTACCTCGCCGTATTCGCGCAAAATCTGCGTAAGCTCAT
This is a stretch of genomic DNA from bacterium. It encodes these proteins:
- a CDS encoding UDP-N-acetylmuramoyl-L-alanine--D-glutamate ligase is translated as MKDRRISILGMARSGTAVAQLVRKYGAIPFVSEMKSAERVETEIRTLEDQGISYEVGGHTERAMREVDFFIVSPGIPATAPFMQEIERRHLPVFSEIEVTSWLCPATIAAITGTNGKSTTTALTAHILNVAGKKAVATGNIGSPFAHDVVVLSDRDYAVVEVSSFQLERIETFKPKVAAILNITPDHLDRYKLLEKYAEAKYRIADAQDENDYLVLNADDEILAAAKLWGTPKIIHFSTKRSVAEGVFVKDGELVYALEGRSGTICRTNELGVPGPHNVANCAAAAAMTLVLGLDPSDIARGLKSFKGIEHRIEYVAEINGVRYINDSKATNVDSVYVALQSFDRPLIVIMGGRDKAGDFTRLAPLMAGRVKEIILIGEATEKIAAQLSGVVKMERAGNIYTAVEMASNHAVQGDVVMLSPACASFDQFRDFEDRGEKFKEAVRALEGGRG
- the ftsW gene encoding putative lipid II flippase FtsW, translated to MMNRPRDVDKLLIIVVGLLLLIGTVVVYSASAMFADSRYGSDTFFFQRQLIWLGLSVAALFIAMRVNYRALCKLAWPLLIISMVLLVVVLFTREINGAKRWISFGFFGFQPSEVFKFSLIIFLAAMLAAKREKITQISSVIFPLLPVIMVGFGLILLQPNLGTVLVLASSTFILLFIAGVRKRLLAILVGGMASVSFLMVYVIGYKRARVDTYLESVSDPLLASYQVKQSILAIGSGGLFGKGLGQGSAKLFYLPAPHTDFVFATLAEEGGFIVATLVLILIGILVWRGVKIAIHSPDLPGFYLAIGITLVVFCQAMTNLMVATAMIPATGLPLPFLSYGGSSMLITCAAIGILLNISRYAVETPQLFKSRIG
- a CDS encoding phospho-N-acetylmuramoyl-pentapeptide-transferase; the protein is MLYLLLYPLVDHINFFNLFRYITFRSAAATITALFISLILGPALIRMLKNRQVKESIRTDGPQTHLVKEGTPTMGGLIILAAIVIPTLLWADLSNRFVIYMLIVTVWLGAIGFMDDYLKAIKHQKKGLVGRKKLIGQIALGAVLGLLLYFYPPTPLFNLETDIPFFKNYFLDFPVWLYIPFVIVIITGFSNAVNLTDGLDGLAIGLTAICFVAFAGMAYITGRTDFSEYLDIAYLPGSGELTVYCAAAIGAGLGFLWYNSHPAQVFMGDTGALALGGILGALAILLKKEILLVIVGGVFVAETLSVILQVSSFKLRGKRIFKMAPLHHHFELSGWHESKVVVRFWIVGVLCALLALSTFKIR
- the murF gene encoding UDP-N-acetylmuramoyl-tripeptide--D-alanyl-D-alanine ligase — translated: MISGMLREFTPSFGNFEVNIPENLDTPFTGVSIDSRAKSSGGIFFCIKGERFDGHDFARDAVANGNKIIVVAKSRYAEFAKLGGAVVVAVDDTLDAMQLLAKFYLNLIAPRKIAITGTNGKTTTKSLVVNLLSAKYRTCATRGNLNNQFGVPLSIFEFTRDCVVAVFEFAMSTPGEIKRLVELFAPDIRVILNIGPGHLETLKTIDAVAEAKFEMLQDCRTTDWVVLNMDDPQIRSRSYRYKINKLTYGTSPEYDVHPDDVRMNGAGRAHLIYHGDDITMPVLGLHHVSNCLAAISVAKLMDVPYAQVKSGIETFVPTGNRMTAEDHLGVTIINDAYNSNPVSAKGALDTVASMKVPGRKVVVFGDMLELGDKAEEYHAELGRKIAASKIDFLVLLGSFSTVVRDAAIKAGLDSANIHIASDHSAAVELLANYLQSGDLLLLKASRGIKLELVEQGLKATMGRRN
- the murG gene encoding undecaprenyldiphospho-muramoylpentapeptide beta-N-acetylglucosaminyltransferase; this translates as MRRIMFAGGGTGGHLFPAFAIAQEFQRRLGSECEVRFFVTGRELEMKLIGSRGYGMSKINVRGLKRGSMMGNLMFFPILAVGILQAIAKIIKFNPDVVVGTGGYLSFPAVLGAKLTNRTAFIQEQNSFAGVATLKLARFADLIFIAYDQAAARIGFREKCILSGNPVNTRIGEVDREEALASFGLEANKKTLLILGGSQGAASINSKIAQSLPELARQNNLQIFWQCGNHPESISAFQSSGNAGLATPFIQDMPAAYAVADLILCRAGALTLAEVTAAGKPCVVVPYPQATDDHQTKNAETLVEAGAAILIKDSQLSDLNLASFIAQLINDDSKLLAMGMASGSLGRKGAAEAIVQRMFEYMGWR
- a CDS encoding UDP-N-acetylmuramoyl-L-alanyl-D-glutamate--2,6-diaminopimelate ligase, encoding MEAVVKFRELVQGIDGVVFDGDPDFEINKVEVDSRLVEANDVFVAIPGFADDGEKYISDAVTRGATAVVSPGDLQTKVKCHARVGDIRRAIAKIAARYYDHPSRKLKLIGVTGTNGKTTITWLLKSIFEQRTSPVGVIGTLGYYTAKHSFEALNTTPGPLELERLLTIMVNEGVRYVAAEVSSHALSMYRVEELAFQVVAISNITQDHFDYHKTLENYRDAKAHILDLVEGKDKWAVLNLDDPSYDFLMRRVRSSYLTFSVSDPSADVRLEDLVMSTDGSSFTLITPLGNEHVHLQLLGRFNIENALCAAACAVASGIEPSLIAKGLSSRSHVHGRAQKVSIGQPFTVLIDYAHTPDALTKILETARQICKGRLMVLFGCGGDRDRGKRPLMGKAASSAADVVIVTSDNPRTEDPLKIIEDIKPGLVGQKLTVIEPDRRKAIAAAVALCRENDLLVVAGKGHENYQILGTTKIHFDDREVIEEALKGLNA
- a CDS encoding UDP-N-acetylmuramate--L-alanine ligase — its product is MKFGKIKKLHFVGIGGIGMCGLAEVLHNQEYIVTGSDLSKTEVTDHLEAIGIKVYEGHATANVNSADCVVISSAVHEDNPEIIEARRRKIPIIRRAEMLGELMRLKFGIGIAGTHGKTTTTSMLGHIFVEAGMDPTVMVGGRVISFETTVKLGKGELLIAEADEYDRSFLTLTPSIAVLTTLEADHLDYYKDLDEIKVAFTQFANKVPFYGTIHLCLDESNLVSLIPDLIRPIRTFGLKGQADTRADNVHQIGTTTTFDLYHQGKLLGNIALPKPGIFNVKNALAAISVALENDIPFATIKKALECFKGVNRRFDLIGEQNGIKVYDDYGHHPTEVDVTLQAARIAFKNRIIVVFQPHLFSRTQDFYEEFAKALLTSDMLIVAKIYPAREKPIEGVTSRLISDASSRFGHKNVQYVDDVAQIPSIVAKYAQPGDVVFTVGAGDIYKTAPKILEAIGK
- the rsmH gene encoding 16S rRNA (cytosine(1402)-N(4))-methyltransferase RsmH, with amino-acid sequence MSRICSENANSPTHAPVLVDEVLSLVPHGARLVVDFTVGSGGHTEAILKLLGEAAQVIGFDRDVDALARTNQRLKAYNNQLRLVHDSYANFDLHLGEADKGKVDFALLDLGLSSDQLEHSNRGFAHQVSNDALDLRFDKSSGQSLSTKLSQVSVNELTQILREYGEVDRAHRIAEAIISAADAGQLATVADLVSVVTPYLKREKTKQGLSQIWQALRIWVNDELEQLNTVLPKIVDYLRVDGVLAVISFHSLEDRAVKQFMVAQENPCICPPRVPVCVCGKKPLLRRITRKAIMPGEAEISRNQRSRSARLRAAAKLGTS